In Chitinophaga sp. HK235, a single window of DNA contains:
- the hemF gene encoding oxygen-dependent coproporphyrinogen oxidase, producing the protein MSIKNDFITFIQDLQDEICSALEKIDGKATFREDHWERPGGGGGRSRVIADGNVFEKGGVSTSVVHGDLPEVMAQQFGVTNSRFMACGISLVIHPLNPFVPTVHANFRYFELYDQDGNLKDSWFGGGADLTPYYLEEQDGSYFHRTFKEACDPFGTDLYPKYKKHCDEYFVNKHRNNEARGIGGIFYDYLRPNAEKTAEELFAFSQANGKAFLKAYLPIVEKTKDIPYTEAHRSWQAYRRGRYVEFNLIHDRGTLFGLKTNGRTESILMSLPPVARWEYDFHPEPGSPEAQLVEWLKPRDWINI; encoded by the coding sequence ATGAGCATCAAAAACGATTTTATCACTTTTATACAGGACCTGCAGGATGAAATATGCAGCGCCCTGGAAAAAATAGACGGCAAAGCCACTTTCCGTGAAGACCACTGGGAACGCCCCGGTGGCGGCGGTGGCCGCTCCCGCGTGATCGCCGACGGTAACGTCTTCGAAAAAGGCGGTGTCAGCACTTCCGTCGTACACGGTGACCTGCCCGAAGTAATGGCCCAGCAGTTTGGTGTTACCAACAGCCGGTTCATGGCCTGCGGCATCTCCCTCGTAATACACCCGCTCAATCCTTTTGTACCTACCGTACATGCCAACTTCCGTTACTTCGAACTGTATGATCAGGATGGTAACCTGAAAGACAGCTGGTTTGGCGGCGGCGCAGACCTCACGCCCTACTATCTCGAAGAACAGGATGGCAGCTACTTCCACCGCACCTTCAAAGAGGCCTGCGATCCTTTCGGAACAGACCTCTACCCGAAATACAAAAAACATTGCGACGAATATTTCGTCAACAAACACCGTAACAACGAAGCAAGGGGTATTGGCGGTATCTTCTATGACTACCTCCGTCCCAATGCAGAAAAAACAGCGGAAGAACTTTTTGCCTTCTCCCAGGCCAATGGTAAAGCTTTCCTGAAAGCCTACCTGCCGATCGTAGAGAAAACAAAAGACATCCCCTATACAGAAGCCCATCGCAGCTGGCAGGCGTATAGACGCGGACGTTATGTGGAGTTTAACCTGATCCACGACAGAGGCACTTTGTTCGGACTCAAAACCAATGGCCGCACTGAGTCTATCCTCATGAGTCTCCCGCCGGTAGCCCGCTGGGAATACGATTTCCATCCGGAGCCCGGCAGCCCTGAGGCCCAGCTGGTGGAATGGCTCAAGCCCCGCGACTGGATTAACATTTAG
- the hemL gene encoding glutamate-1-semialdehyde 2,1-aminomutase, translating into MYSYSKSEMLFGKAKQVIPGGVNSPVRAFKSVGGTPVFMQHAKGPFMYDVDGNRYIDYINSWGPMIMGHAYEPVVKAIQEYAAFSTSFGAPTELEIKIAELIVGMVPNIDMVRMVNSGTEACMTALRLARGYTGRNKFIKFEGCYHGHADAFLVSAGSGVATLGIQSVPGVTATVADDTLTAPYNNLPAVEQLIAENPDQIAAIIVEPVAGNMGCILPQPGFLEGLRQLCDANGILLIFDEVMTGFRLARGGAQELLGIRADLVTFGKIIGAGMPVGAVAGPKSIMENLAPAGKVYQAGTLSGNPIAMIAGYTLLQTLNDNPVIYEQLREKAEYLVNGLREAFGASGTVYQINNLGSMLSVHFTEYPIIDFAGASAANNELFRRFFHAMLERGVYLPPSAFESWFMCHALTTEELDATIAAAKAAMHAIKQ; encoded by the coding sequence ATGTACAGCTACAGCAAAAGTGAAATGTTATTCGGGAAAGCAAAGCAGGTCATCCCTGGCGGTGTTAACTCTCCCGTGCGTGCATTCAAAAGCGTAGGAGGCACTCCGGTATTTATGCAACACGCCAAAGGCCCCTTTATGTACGATGTGGATGGCAACAGGTATATCGATTACATCAACTCCTGGGGCCCCATGATCATGGGACACGCCTATGAACCGGTAGTAAAGGCCATCCAGGAATATGCCGCTTTCTCCACTTCCTTTGGTGCTCCTACAGAACTGGAAATAAAAATCGCGGAACTCATCGTAGGCATGGTGCCTAACATCGATATGGTCCGCATGGTCAACTCCGGCACCGAAGCCTGTATGACCGCCCTCAGGCTGGCCAGAGGCTATACCGGACGCAACAAGTTCATCAAATTTGAAGGCTGTTACCATGGACATGCAGACGCATTCCTCGTGAGTGCCGGCAGTGGCGTAGCCACCCTCGGCATTCAGTCTGTACCTGGTGTTACTGCTACTGTAGCAGATGATACCCTCACAGCTCCCTACAATAACCTGCCCGCTGTAGAACAGCTGATAGCAGAGAATCCGGACCAGATCGCCGCCATCATTGTAGAACCGGTGGCCGGTAATATGGGCTGTATCCTGCCCCAGCCGGGCTTCCTGGAAGGACTGCGCCAGCTCTGCGATGCCAACGGTATCCTGCTCATCTTCGATGAGGTGATGACCGGTTTCCGTCTTGCACGCGGTGGTGCACAGGAACTGCTCGGTATCCGTGCCGACCTCGTTACATTCGGAAAAATCATCGGCGCCGGTATGCCGGTAGGTGCAGTGGCAGGACCCAAATCCATCATGGAAAACCTCGCACCTGCCGGAAAAGTATACCAGGCTGGTACCCTCAGCGGCAACCCGATCGCCATGATCGCCGGTTATACGCTACTGCAGACGCTGAATGACAACCCTGTCATCTACGAACAGCTGCGGGAAAAAGCGGAATACCTGGTGAATGGCCTGCGCGAAGCATTCGGCGCATCCGGTACCGTGTACCAGATCAACAACCTGGGCTCCATGCTCAGCGTGCACTTTACCGAATACCCGATCATCGACTTTGCCGGCGCTTCCGCTGCCAACAATGAACTGTTCAGGCGCTTCTTCCATGCCATGCTCGAACGCGGCGTATACCTGCCACCATCAGCCTTCGAAAGCTGGTTCATGTGCCATGCGCTCACAACCGAAGAACTCGATGCTACCATAGCTGCCGCCAAAGCTGCTATGCATGCTATCAAACAATAG
- the hemE gene encoding uroporphyrinogen decarboxylase, with translation MSALKNDLLLKALRGETVSRTPVWMMRQAGRYLPDYIKLRDKYSFFERCENPELATEITVMPVDQVGVDAAIIFSDILVVPQAMGMEVQLVEKVGPLLPQPVKGAQDLQRLCVPDVHERLHYVFDALKLTKQTLAGRVPLIGFAGAPWTLLCYMVQGKGSKTFDEAKAFCYQQPAVAHQLLQMITDTTIAYLKAQVAAGADTVQVFDSWGGLLSPQDFEVFSLQYIRQIVAAMKEVCPTIVFAKGAWFALEDMAATGAHGLGIDWCIKPELARQFAGSNITLQGNFDPAKLLAPIPEIEKSVKEMLKGFGRQRYIANLGHGILPNVPVDHAKAFVETVKAHG, from the coding sequence ATGAGCGCTTTGAAGAACGATTTATTGCTGAAGGCCCTTAGAGGCGAAACTGTTTCCCGCACACCAGTATGGATGATGCGTCAGGCAGGCCGCTATTTACCGGATTACATTAAACTGCGTGATAAATATAGTTTCTTTGAACGCTGCGAAAATCCTGAACTGGCCACCGAAATCACCGTTATGCCGGTAGACCAGGTAGGTGTAGATGCTGCCATCATTTTCTCCGACATTCTGGTAGTACCACAGGCCATGGGCATGGAAGTACAGCTGGTAGAGAAAGTAGGCCCGCTGCTGCCACAGCCGGTAAAAGGTGCACAGGACCTGCAACGTTTATGCGTTCCCGATGTACACGAAAGACTGCATTATGTATTCGATGCACTGAAGCTCACCAAACAAACCCTGGCCGGCCGTGTGCCGCTGATCGGTTTTGCCGGTGCGCCCTGGACATTGCTCTGCTATATGGTACAAGGCAAAGGCTCCAAAACCTTTGATGAAGCCAAAGCCTTCTGTTACCAGCAACCTGCTGTAGCCCATCAGCTGCTGCAGATGATCACCGATACCACCATCGCTTACCTGAAAGCACAGGTGGCTGCCGGTGCCGACACCGTACAGGTATTTGATTCCTGGGGCGGCCTGCTCAGTCCGCAGGACTTTGAAGTGTTCTCCCTGCAATATATCCGCCAGATCGTGGCTGCCATGAAAGAGGTATGCCCTACGATCGTATTCGCCAAAGGTGCCTGGTTTGCCCTCGAAGACATGGCCGCTACCGGCGCTCATGGCCTGGGTATAGACTGGTGCATCAAACCGGAACTGGCCCGTCAATTTGCTGGCAGCAACATTACCCTGCAGGGCAACTTCGACCCGGCCAAACTGCTGGCTCCTATTCCTGAAATTGAAAAATCAGTGAAGGAAATGCTGAAAGGCTTCGGCCGCCAGCGTTATATCGCCAACCTCGGCCATGGCATCCTGCCTAATGTACCGGTAGACCATGCCAAAGCATTTGTTGAAACAGTTAAAGCACACGGCTAA
- a CDS encoding efflux RND transporter periplasmic adaptor subunit gives MRQNTGIYASLLALLVAGCVTKGESTQNEELKSLPVTSLVAKDTLLHRTYVTDIQAVQNVEIRARVNGFLDKIFVDEGQEVKKGQLLFGINDAEYRSELAKAKAVLSNMVAEAKSASLELERVKMLVEKKVVAASELEVATARLSAAQAKIDEARSAESNAAMHLSYTSIRAPFDGIIDRIPLKTGSLISEGTLLTTVSDTREVYAYFNVSETEYLQYSKAIAKGDNSYRQVHLVLADGSDYNQTGQIETMESEFEENTGSIAFRARFSNPSKLLKHGASGKVRLTSEMDSAIIIPQKAVFEMQDKNYVFVVDASNKVKMRNFVPKARFSHFYIVKSGLQPGERIVCEGVRNIRDGVQIAPRTVPMDSLLRL, from the coding sequence ATGCGTCAAAATACAGGGATTTACGCATCGCTACTCGCATTGCTTGTAGCTGGCTGCGTTACCAAAGGAGAAAGTACTCAGAACGAGGAACTGAAATCATTGCCTGTCACCAGTCTGGTAGCAAAAGATACTTTGCTGCATCGTACTTACGTTACCGACATACAGGCTGTTCAGAATGTGGAAATACGCGCCCGCGTAAACGGATTCCTGGATAAAATATTTGTAGATGAAGGACAGGAAGTCAAAAAAGGACAGCTGCTGTTTGGCATCAATGATGCGGAATACCGTTCTGAGCTGGCCAAAGCCAAAGCGGTGCTGAGCAATATGGTGGCCGAAGCCAAATCAGCCTCGCTGGAGCTGGAGCGCGTAAAAATGCTGGTGGAGAAAAAAGTAGTAGCTGCCTCCGAGCTGGAAGTGGCTACCGCCCGCCTTTCCGCCGCACAGGCTAAAATTGATGAAGCCCGCTCCGCAGAAAGCAACGCTGCCATGCACCTCTCCTACACCAGCATCAGAGCTCCTTTTGACGGCATCATCGACCGTATACCACTGAAAACCGGAAGCCTTATCAGTGAAGGAACCCTGCTGACCACCGTGTCAGACACCCGCGAAGTATATGCTTACTTCAACGTATCAGAAACAGAATATCTCCAATACAGTAAAGCGATCGCTAAAGGAGACAACAGCTACCGCCAGGTACATCTCGTACTCGCCGATGGTAGTGATTATAATCAGACAGGGCAGATAGAAACCATGGAAAGTGAGTTTGAAGAAAACACCGGCTCCATCGCTTTCCGCGCCCGCTTCTCCAACCCATCCAAACTGCTCAAACACGGCGCCAGCGGTAAAGTACGGCTCACCAGCGAAATGGACAGCGCTATCATCATTCCGCAGAAAGCTGTCTTCGAAATGCAGGACAAAAACTATGTTTTTGTGGTAGATGCATCCAACAAAGTGAAGATGAGAAACTTCGTCCCCAAGGCCCGTTTCTCTCACTTCTACATTGTGAAATCCGGCCTGCAACCCGGAGAACGCATCGTATGTGAAGGAGTACGCAATATCCGCGATGGTGTGCAGATAGCACCACGGACCGTGCCCATGGACAGTTTACTGAGATTATAA
- a CDS encoding efflux RND transporter permease subunit codes for MFETFIKRPVLSLVISLIITLVGLLALFTLPVTQFPDIVPPSVTVTAKYTGANAEVSAKAVSTPLERAINGVPGMTYMSSVSSNDGITVIQIFFQVGTDPDQAAVNVQNRVATILDELPEEVIKAGVTTEKEVNSMLLYLNVMSEDTTLNEQFIYNFADINVLQELKRIDGVGRAEIMGAKEYAMRIWLKPDRMLAYNVSSDEVIAAIRKQNIEAAPGKTGESSDKNPLLLQYVLRYTGKFFEPEQYKQIVLRAGADGSVLHLKDVADVEFGALTYSMVSKTDGKPSASIMLKQRPGSNAREVINNVKQKMEEMKNASFPPGMTYNFNYDVSRFLDASIHEVVRTLFEAFILVFIVVFIFLQDFRSTLIPALAVPVALIGTLAFMQMMGFSINLLTLFALVLAIGIVVDNAIVVVEAVHVKMSEDHLPPLEATIAAMREISGALVAITLVMSAVFIPVAFLSGPVGVFYRQFSLTLAISIVISGINAVTLTPALCAIMLKNNHGQTGKKNLLQRFFNSFNKGYTATENKYARLVSFIASRRIITIAALAFFFVATWGASAILPSGFIPTEDQGMIYVNVTTPPGATVERTEEVLDQIQAIAAKLEEVESVSTLAGYSLVNEVAGASYGMGMVNLKPWDDRNASVKDIIASLQKLTAGIADASIEFFPPPTVPGFGNSSGFELRLLDRSGSGDLRQTAQLTNNFIDALKKRPEIGSAFTSFDAEFPQYLIHVDQAMAAKKGVSIDNAMSNLQTLMGSFYASNFIRFGQMYKVMVQADPAFRAKPDDLLRLHVKNDRGEMVSYADFVKLERVYGPEQLTRYNMYTAAMINGDAAPGYSSSQAIQAVQEVAAKELPRGYSYEWSGMTREQILSGNQAVYIFIIVLIFVYLLLAAQYESFLLPLPVLLSLPAGIFGAFISLKLLGLENNIYAQVALVMLVGLLGKNAILIVEFAILRNKHGASVLAAAREGAVSRLRPILMTSFAFIAGLIPLCIASGAGAMGNRSIGTAAAGGMLIGTVFGVLIIPGLYVLFASMIPKKKVELKAYTNE; via the coding sequence ATGTTTGAAACATTCATAAAAAGACCGGTGCTGTCACTGGTCATATCGCTTATTATCACACTGGTAGGCCTGCTGGCGCTATTCACGCTGCCTGTCACCCAGTTTCCCGATATCGTGCCCCCTTCTGTTACGGTAACAGCCAAGTACACCGGCGCTAACGCAGAAGTATCCGCCAAGGCAGTGTCTACCCCGCTGGAACGCGCTATCAACGGGGTTCCGGGCATGACATACATGTCGTCGGTTTCCAGTAACGACGGTATCACCGTTATTCAGATATTCTTCCAGGTAGGTACCGACCCGGACCAGGCCGCTGTAAACGTACAGAACAGAGTCGCCACTATCCTCGATGAACTACCCGAAGAGGTGATCAAGGCCGGTGTTACCACCGAAAAGGAAGTAAACAGTATGCTGCTGTACCTCAACGTAATGAGTGAAGACACCACGTTGAACGAACAGTTCATCTACAACTTTGCCGATATCAACGTACTGCAGGAACTGAAACGTATTGACGGCGTAGGCCGCGCTGAAATCATGGGTGCCAAGGAATACGCCATGCGTATATGGCTCAAGCCCGACCGTATGCTGGCTTACAATGTATCTTCCGACGAAGTCATCGCTGCCATCCGCAAACAGAACATAGAAGCGGCTCCCGGTAAAACCGGCGAAAGCTCTGATAAAAATCCCCTGTTGCTGCAATACGTACTCCGTTATACCGGTAAGTTCTTCGAACCCGAACAATACAAGCAGATCGTCCTGAGAGCCGGCGCCGATGGTTCCGTGCTGCACCTCAAAGACGTAGCAGACGTAGAATTTGGTGCACTCACCTACAGCATGGTGTCTAAAACAGATGGCAAACCCTCTGCCTCCATCATGCTCAAACAAAGACCTGGTTCCAATGCCCGCGAGGTAATCAACAATGTGAAGCAAAAGATGGAAGAGATGAAAAACGCCTCTTTCCCTCCCGGCATGACCTACAACTTCAACTACGACGTATCGCGCTTTCTCGACGCCTCTATCCATGAAGTGGTGAGGACACTCTTCGAAGCGTTTATCCTTGTGTTTATTGTGGTGTTTATCTTTTTGCAGGACTTCCGTTCTACCCTGATACCGGCGCTGGCCGTACCGGTAGCCCTGATCGGTACACTGGCCTTTATGCAGATGATGGGTTTCTCCATCAACCTGCTTACCCTCTTCGCGCTGGTACTGGCCATCGGTATTGTGGTAGACAACGCTATTGTGGTGGTGGAAGCCGTACACGTGAAGATGAGCGAAGACCACCTGCCGCCGCTCGAAGCTACAATTGCCGCTATGCGGGAAATCAGCGGGGCACTGGTTGCTATTACACTGGTGATGTCTGCCGTATTTATCCCGGTGGCCTTCCTCTCCGGCCCTGTGGGTGTGTTCTACCGGCAGTTTTCCCTCACACTGGCCATCTCTATCGTGATCTCCGGTATCAACGCAGTAACGTTAACGCCTGCACTCTGTGCCATCATGCTAAAAAACAACCATGGCCAGACTGGTAAAAAGAACCTGCTGCAGCGGTTTTTCAATAGTTTCAACAAAGGTTATACCGCTACTGAAAATAAATATGCCAGACTGGTGAGCTTTATCGCCAGCAGAAGGATCATCACCATCGCAGCGCTGGCCTTCTTCTTCGTAGCTACCTGGGGAGCCAGTGCTATCCTGCCTTCCGGCTTTATCCCTACTGAAGACCAGGGCATGATCTATGTAAATGTAACCACGCCTCCCGGCGCTACCGTAGAGCGTACCGAAGAAGTGCTCGACCAGATACAGGCCATCGCTGCAAAGCTGGAGGAAGTAGAATCAGTGTCTACCCTCGCCGGCTACAGCCTGGTAAACGAAGTGGCTGGTGCTTCCTACGGCATGGGCATGGTCAACCTGAAACCATGGGATGACCGTAACGCATCTGTAAAAGATATCATTGCAAGCCTTCAGAAGCTCACCGCAGGCATCGCAGACGCCAGCATCGAATTTTTCCCACCGCCTACCGTGCCCGGCTTCGGTAACTCCAGCGGTTTCGAACTACGGCTGCTGGACCGAAGCGGCAGCGGGGATCTGCGCCAGACCGCGCAACTCACCAACAATTTTATCGACGCATTAAAAAAACGGCCCGAAATAGGCAGCGCCTTCACCAGCTTCGATGCCGAATTCCCACAATACCTCATCCATGTAGACCAGGCCATGGCCGCCAAAAAAGGCGTGAGCATTGACAATGCGATGAGCAACCTGCAAACACTGATGGGAAGCTTCTATGCCTCTAACTTTATCCGCTTCGGACAGATGTATAAAGTGATGGTACAGGCAGATCCTGCCTTCAGGGCCAAACCCGACGACCTCCTGCGGCTACACGTAAAAAATGACCGCGGAGAAATGGTGTCCTACGCCGACTTCGTCAAACTGGAACGGGTATACGGACCTGAACAGCTCACCCGCTACAACATGTACACCGCCGCTATGATCAACGGCGACGCAGCCCCCGGCTACAGCAGCAGCCAGGCCATCCAGGCGGTACAGGAAGTAGCAGCCAAAGAACTGCCCAGGGGCTATAGTTACGAATGGAGCGGTATGACCCGCGAACAAATCCTTTCCGGCAACCAGGCCGTGTACATCTTCATCATCGTACTGATATTTGTATACCTGCTGCTGGCTGCTCAATACGAGAGTTTCCTGTTGCCATTACCGGTATTGCTGTCACTCCCTGCAGGTATCTTCGGCGCCTTCATTTCCCTCAAATTGCTTGGGTTGGAGAACAATATCTACGCGCAGGTGGCCCTGGTTATGCTGGTAGGTTTGCTGGGCAAAAACGCCATCCTCATCGTGGAATTCGCCATCCTGCGGAATAAACACGGCGCCTCCGTACTTGCCGCCGCCAGAGAAGGGGCTGTGTCCAGGTTAAGGCCCATCCTTATGACTTCCTTTGCCTTCATCGCTGGTCTTATCCCGTTGTGCATCGCCTCCGGGGCCGGCGCCATGGGCAACCGTTCCATAGGTACAGCTGCTGCAGGCGGCATGCTGATAGGAACCGTTTTCGGTGTACTCATCATACCCGGACTCTATGTGCTGTTTGCCTCCATGATCCCGAAAAAGAAAGTTGAACTAAAAGCTTACACCAATGAATAA
- a CDS encoding IS1182 family transposase has product MPKGKTLSVVFKANQQHQAMLFPPEIGDLIAENHPVRVVDDVIEKIDITLLLKRYKAGGTSSYHPRMLLKVLIYAYINNIYSSRKIEEALGQNIHFMWLSGMSKPDHNTINRFRGERLQKVLQPIFTQVVLLLCEEGLLNIKELYTDGTKIESQANRYSFVWSNGIKYSKEKIKQQLNDLWKYAQSVAASELGDDTDPSGYDKIDSEKVSKTIAAINDALKEKPIDKRIRQKLGYAHRNWPSALDKYEQQEQIIGSNRNSYSKTDPAATFMRMKEDHMKNGQLKPAYNLQISTNNQYIVNYSLHQQSTDTSTLISHLLQYIRLYKRVPANITADAGYGSEQNYQWLENRRITAYVKHASFDRNQHWSTKTREMFKAQNLPYNAEKDHYICPAGQRMRRKSTFPKTTKNGYRQTITTYQARTCEGCTLRQMCHDQQTNRIIEVNHNLNRLKALADKRLKGRKGIQKRKQRCHDVESVFANIKHNHGFKRFMLKGMDKVSIEMGLMAMAHNLRKKTA; this is encoded by the coding sequence ATGCCCAAAGGAAAAACACTATCAGTAGTCTTTAAAGCCAATCAGCAGCACCAGGCTATGCTTTTCCCTCCCGAGATTGGGGATCTGATAGCCGAGAATCACCCAGTTCGTGTGGTGGATGACGTAATAGAAAAGATCGATATAACTTTATTGCTGAAGCGTTATAAAGCAGGAGGAACCAGCAGTTACCATCCCAGGATGTTATTGAAAGTCCTTATTTACGCTTATATAAATAACATTTACAGTAGCCGTAAAATAGAGGAGGCACTAGGCCAGAACATCCACTTTATGTGGCTTAGTGGTATGAGTAAACCCGATCATAATACGATCAACAGGTTCCGTGGTGAACGCTTGCAAAAGGTATTACAACCTATATTCACCCAGGTGGTATTGTTGTTATGCGAAGAAGGCTTACTGAACATAAAAGAACTGTACACTGACGGGACAAAGATAGAATCGCAGGCAAATCGCTACAGTTTTGTATGGAGCAATGGCATTAAGTACAGTAAAGAAAAAATAAAACAGCAGCTTAATGACTTGTGGAAATATGCACAATCAGTGGCAGCTTCAGAATTGGGTGATGATACGGACCCATCCGGATATGACAAAATCGACAGTGAAAAAGTCAGTAAAACAATAGCGGCCATCAATGACGCCCTCAAAGAAAAACCCATAGACAAGCGGATCAGACAAAAGCTGGGATATGCTCACCGTAACTGGCCTTCAGCGTTGGATAAGTATGAGCAACAGGAACAAATAATAGGCTCTAACCGCAATAGCTATAGCAAAACAGATCCCGCCGCTACCTTTATGCGTATGAAGGAAGATCATATGAAGAATGGTCAGCTTAAACCAGCTTATAATCTCCAGATAAGTACTAATAATCAATACATCGTCAATTACAGCCTTCATCAGCAGTCCACGGATACATCAACTTTAATCAGTCATCTCCTGCAGTATATACGGTTATATAAACGAGTGCCCGCCAATATTACAGCGGATGCAGGGTATGGCAGCGAACAGAACTATCAATGGCTGGAAAACAGGAGAATTACGGCTTATGTTAAGCATGCTTCCTTCGATCGCAACCAGCACTGGTCAACTAAAACCAGGGAAATGTTCAAGGCCCAAAACCTACCCTACAATGCTGAAAAGGACCACTATATCTGCCCTGCCGGCCAGCGAATGCGTAGAAAAAGTACGTTCCCAAAAACAACTAAAAACGGTTACAGGCAAACAATAACTACTTATCAAGCCAGAACATGCGAAGGATGTACATTACGGCAGATGTGTCATGATCAACAAACAAATCGCATCATAGAAGTAAATCATAATCTAAATCGTCTTAAGGCGCTGGCTGACAAACGATTAAAAGGAAGAAAAGGAATACAGAAGCGTAAACAACGTTGCCATGACGTGGAATCTGTCTTCGCAAATATTAAGCATAATCATGGCTTTAAAAGATTTATGCTAAAAGGGATGGATAAAGTGTCAATCGAAATGGGATTAATGGCTATGGCACACAATCTTAGAAAGAAAACAGCATAA
- the hemB gene encoding porphobilinogen synthase has product MIRRNRILRVSPAIRAMVAETILRPSDFIAPLFVTEGENVKEEISSMPGYFRYSLDLTIKEAKELWSMGIKSVLIFVKAPDNVKDNKGTEAVNPDGLMQRAIRGIKNAIPEMVVMTDVALDPYSSYGHDGIVEGTEIVNDPTVEVLARMSLSHAQAGADFVAPSDMMDGRILAIRNILEQHGFDKTGIMSYSAKYASCFYGPFRDALDSAPGFGDKKTYQMDYANSREAIKETLMDIEEGADIVMVKPAMAYLDIMRIIKDNTTVPVSAYHVSGEYAMIKAAAQNGWLDENKAILESMTSIKRAGADLIATYFAKDAVRLLNA; this is encoded by the coding sequence ATGATCCGAAGAAACAGAATTTTAAGAGTATCCCCCGCCATTCGCGCGATGGTAGCAGAAACAATTTTGAGGCCCAGCGATTTTATCGCTCCCCTGTTTGTAACTGAAGGAGAAAATGTGAAGGAAGAGATCAGCTCAATGCCCGGCTATTTCCGGTATTCGTTGGACCTCACCATCAAAGAGGCCAAAGAACTGTGGAGCATGGGCATCAAAAGTGTATTGATTTTTGTGAAAGCACCTGACAACGTAAAAGACAATAAAGGCACCGAGGCTGTAAATCCCGACGGGCTGATGCAGCGTGCTATCCGTGGCATCAAAAACGCCATTCCTGAAATGGTGGTGATGACAGACGTAGCCCTCGATCCTTATTCCTCCTACGGTCACGACGGTATCGTGGAAGGCACAGAAATCGTTAACGACCCTACTGTGGAAGTACTGGCCCGTATGAGCCTCAGCCATGCACAGGCCGGCGCCGATTTCGTAGCCCCCAGCGATATGATGGACGGCCGTATCCTCGCTATCCGCAACATCCTCGAACAACACGGTTTCGATAAAACCGGTATCATGTCTTACAGCGCCAAGTACGCATCCTGCTTCTATGGTCCGTTCCGTGATGCACTCGACTCCGCTCCCGGTTTCGGTGACAAAAAAACCTACCAGATGGACTACGCCAATTCCCGCGAAGCCATCAAGGAAACACTGATGGACATTGAAGAAGGAGCAGACATCGTGATGGTAAAACCAGCAATGGCCTACCTCGATATCATGCGCATCATCAAAGACAATACAACCGTTCCCGTGAGTGCCTACCATGTGAGTGGTGAATACGCCATGATCAAAGCAGCTGCACAAAACGGCTGGCTCGACGAAAACAAGGCTATCCTGGAAAGCATGACCAGCATCAAACGTGCCGGTGCCGACCTGATCGCCACTTATTTCGCAAAAGACGCCGTAAGACTGCTGAATGCTTAA
- a CDS encoding four helix bundle protein has product MNKYQLQERTKKFHIDVIRLCEILPKNIAAYEIAKQLIRSAGSVGANYRAVCLAKSQTDFVYKIKVVLEEADESLYWLEILKETGIADHTSLINPLLTEAKELVFIFSASRKKANDTLTKQNIKIAK; this is encoded by the coding sequence ATGAACAAGTATCAACTTCAGGAGAGAACGAAAAAATTTCATATCGATGTGATACGTCTTTGTGAAATACTGCCTAAAAATATCGCTGCTTATGAAATCGCCAAACAGTTGATAAGATCAGCTGGTAGTGTTGGGGCTAATTACAGAGCTGTTTGTCTGGCCAAATCACAAACCGACTTTGTTTATAAAATCAAAGTCGTACTGGAAGAAGCAGATGAGTCTTTGTATTGGTTGGAAATTTTAAAAGAAACAGGCATTGCAGATCATACATCGTTAATCAATCCTTTGCTGACAGAGGCTAAAGAACTAGTATTCATATTCAGCGCCTCGCGAAAAAAAGCAAACGATACCTTAACGAAACAAAATATCAAAATAGCCAAATAA